One part of the Gaiellales bacterium genome encodes these proteins:
- a CDS encoding YbaK/EbsC family protein, whose protein sequence is MHPTALRFQERAAAQGLVVEPVELADSTRTAEEAAATVGCELGQIVKSVVLLDAGGEAVLCLCAGDRRVDLDRIGEGVAMARGKEVKEATGYAIGGVPPLGHDRPLRTVVDASLRRFESVWCAAGTPHAVCEVRLDELLAAIPAADVRDVTG, encoded by the coding sequence ATGCACCCGACCGCGCTGAGATTCCAGGAGCGCGCGGCGGCGCAGGGGCTGGTCGTGGAGCCGGTCGAGCTGGCGGACTCGACGCGAACCGCCGAGGAGGCCGCGGCGACCGTCGGCTGCGAGCTGGGGCAGATCGTCAAGTCGGTGGTGCTGCTGGACGCGGGCGGCGAGGCGGTGCTCTGCCTGTGCGCGGGGGACCGCAGGGTCGATCTCGACCGGATCGGCGAGGGGGTCGCGATGGCCCGCGGCAAGGAGGTCAAAGAGGCCACGGGGTACGCCATCGGCGGCGTGCCGCCGCTCGGCCACGACCGGCCGCTGAGGACGGTGGTGGACGCGTCGCTGCGGCGCTTCGAGAGCGTCTGGTGTGCGGCCGGGACGCCGCACGCCGTCTGCGAGGTGCGGCTCGACGAGCTGCTCGCGGCGATCCCGGCCGCTGACGTCCGCGACGTCACCGGCTGA
- a CDS encoding thymidine phosphorylase encodes MTAPTVELIARKRDGGELSAEEMTAVIGPDVPDYQLSAFLMAVVLRGMTDAETVDLLNAMVASGERVSWPWPVADKHSTGGVGDKTTLVLAPLVAACGVLVAKMSGRGLGHTGGTLDKLESIPGMRTTLSLAGMRRQVEQVGVAVCGQTAELAPADARLYALRDATATVNSLPLIATSVMSKKIAAGATRLLLDVKVGEGALVAGLEPARALGRLMVHLAREHGMHATAMLSGMEEPLGHAVGNALEVREAVATLRGEGPADVTELCLHAASELVGDRGAAERALASGAAFERYRSWITAQGGDPDAPLPEAPVVREVPAQRAGIVQRCHALAVGRAASRLGAGRAHKDAAVDHAVGVVVHRKRGDEVERGEPLATVHARGDVDIDAVAACFEIGDEAAERPPLVLEMLDA; translated from the coding sequence CGGAGGAGATGACCGCAGTGATCGGTCCCGACGTCCCGGATTACCAGCTGTCGGCCTTCCTGATGGCCGTGGTGCTCCGCGGGATGACGGATGCGGAGACCGTCGACCTGCTGAACGCGATGGTCGCGTCGGGCGAGCGGGTGTCGTGGCCGTGGCCGGTCGCGGACAAGCACTCGACCGGCGGCGTGGGGGACAAGACGACGCTCGTGCTCGCGCCCCTCGTCGCGGCGTGCGGCGTGCTGGTGGCGAAGATGTCGGGCCGAGGGCTGGGTCACACCGGCGGGACGCTGGACAAGCTGGAATCGATCCCGGGCATGCGGACGACGCTGTCGCTTGCCGGGATGCGTCGGCAGGTGGAGCAGGTCGGAGTCGCCGTGTGCGGGCAGACCGCCGAGCTTGCGCCGGCCGACGCCCGGCTGTACGCGCTGCGGGACGCCACTGCCACCGTGAACAGCCTGCCGCTGATCGCGACGTCGGTGATGTCGAAGAAGATCGCGGCGGGGGCGACGCGCCTGCTGCTCGACGTCAAGGTCGGCGAGGGAGCGCTGGTCGCCGGCCTGGAGCCCGCCCGGGCGCTCGGCCGGCTGATGGTGCACCTCGCGCGCGAGCACGGCATGCACGCGACTGCCATGCTTAGCGGCATGGAGGAGCCGTTGGGTCACGCGGTCGGGAACGCGCTCGAGGTGCGGGAGGCGGTCGCGACGCTTCGCGGCGAGGGGCCGGCCGACGTCACCGAGCTGTGCCTGCATGCCGCGAGCGAGCTGGTCGGCGACCGCGGAGCGGCGGAGCGTGCGCTGGCGAGCGGCGCAGCGTTCGAGCGCTACCGGAGCTGGATCACGGCGCAGGGCGGAGACCCGGACGCGCCGCTGCCGGAGGCTCCGGTGGTGCGTGAGGTGCCGGCGCAGCGCGCCGGGATCGTGCAGCGGTGCCACGCGCTGGCGGTGGGACGGGCGGCGTCGAGGCTGGGCGCTGGACGCGCGCACAAGGACGCGGCCGTCGATCACGCGGTCGGCGTCGTCGTCCATCGCAAGCGCGGTGACGAGGTGGAGCGCGGGGAGCCGCTCGCGACCGTGCACGCGCGAGGCGACGTCGACATCGACGCTGTCGCCGCCTGCTTCGAGATCGGAGACGAGGCGGCGGAGCGGCCGCCGCTGGTGCTGGAGATGCTGGATGCCTGA
- the mutM gene encoding bifunctional DNA-formamidopyrimidine glycosylase/DNA-(apurinic or apyrimidinic site) lyase, which translates to MPELPEVETVRRGLVRALEGREIVSADIRDGRLTAPADPAAIGHELLGAVVQSVGRRGKYLTIGLDDGRTLVSHLRMTGWYHHVATPEERAHLRAVFGLDDGSWLLYSDQRRFGTMRLLRSDDLEEYWSGRVGPEPLSGEWTVARFRAALRGRVAPIKALLLDQRVVAGVGNIYADEALWEARIHPLTAGGRLGPARAARLHEAVIAVLQRGIEAQGASIDTYRGVDGRPGSMQERFNVFDRTGEPCPRCGTPIVKTRVAQRGTHHCPVCTRPR; encoded by the coding sequence ATGCCTGAGCTGCCGGAGGTCGAGACGGTGCGCCGGGGCCTGGTGCGGGCGCTGGAGGGACGTGAGATCGTGTCGGCGGACATCCGGGACGGGCGGCTGACGGCGCCCGCGGATCCGGCCGCGATCGGACACGAGCTGCTCGGCGCGGTCGTCCAGAGCGTCGGACGCCGCGGCAAGTATCTGACCATCGGCCTCGACGACGGCCGCACGCTGGTGAGCCACCTGCGGATGACCGGGTGGTACCACCACGTGGCGACGCCCGAGGAGCGGGCGCACCTGCGCGCGGTGTTCGGGCTGGACGACGGCAGCTGGCTGCTCTACAGCGACCAGCGGCGGTTCGGGACGATGCGGCTGCTGCGATCGGACGACCTGGAGGAGTACTGGTCGGGGCGGGTCGGCCCGGAGCCGCTGTCGGGCGAGTGGACGGTGGCACGCTTCCGGGCTGCCCTGCGCGGCCGGGTGGCGCCGATCAAGGCGCTGCTGCTCGACCAGCGAGTTGTTGCTGGAGTAGGCAACATCTATGCCGACGAGGCGCTGTGGGAGGCGCGGATCCATCCGCTGACCGCGGGCGGCCGGCTCGGGCCGGCTCGGGCCGCCCGCCTCCACGAGGCGGTGATCGCGGTGCTCCAGCGCGGCATCGAGGCGCAGGGCGCGAGCATCGACACGTACCGCGGAGTCGACGGCCGCCCCGGGTCGATGCAGGAGCGCTTCAACGTCTTCGACCGCACCGGCGAGCCGTGCCCGCGCTGCGGGACGCCGATCGTCAAGACCCGCGTGGCCCAGCGCGGAACACACCACTGCCCCGTATGCACCCGACCGCGCTGA